A window of the Bdellovibrio sp. ZAP7 genome harbors these coding sequences:
- a CDS encoding 3'-5' exoribonuclease YhaM family protein gives MEKKTVQSLQDKDAVDSLFLVKEKNVGVGKNGRAFMGLQLGDATGTIDARLWDRVEELSRLFETGDVLKVKGQVQLFQNRKQLVIHKLERVENSEVNFEDFIPKSSKNSEDMMAELIQLVRSMRNDHLRQLVLDTLEDPEIRPRVLRAPAAKSIHHAWVGGLLEHILSICKIMDFMGSHYPFLNRDLLLFGAIFHDIGKIWELSYDNGVSYTDRGRLLGHMQIACELIDKKSARILGFSEELRDICKHIILSHHGKLEYGSPKRPKFMEAMLIAMVDDLDSKVATLKTIVDGERGSGEKWSRYNELFDRYFLLDDLNEKY, from the coding sequence ATGGAAAAAAAGACGGTTCAAAGTCTACAGGACAAAGACGCAGTTGATTCTTTATTCCTGGTTAAGGAAAAAAACGTCGGCGTTGGTAAAAACGGCCGGGCTTTTATGGGCCTGCAGTTGGGCGATGCCACAGGAACTATCGATGCGCGCCTTTGGGATCGCGTTGAAGAGTTATCCCGTTTGTTTGAAACAGGGGATGTCCTTAAAGTTAAGGGGCAGGTTCAATTATTCCAGAACCGTAAACAGCTGGTTATCCATAAACTTGAACGCGTTGAAAATTCTGAAGTGAACTTTGAAGACTTCATTCCAAAGTCTTCAAAAAATTCTGAAGACATGATGGCCGAGCTGATTCAGCTTGTGCGCAGCATGCGTAATGATCATTTAAGACAATTGGTATTGGACACCTTAGAAGATCCTGAGATTCGTCCTCGCGTTTTACGTGCACCCGCAGCTAAATCCATCCACCATGCGTGGGTGGGTGGATTGCTTGAACACATCCTTTCGATCTGTAAAATTATGGACTTTATGGGCTCTCACTATCCGTTCTTGAATCGTGACTTGCTTCTTTTCGGAGCAATCTTTCACGACATCGGAAAAATTTGGGAGCTTTCCTACGATAATGGCGTTTCCTATACCGATCGCGGCCGTCTGTTAGGACACATGCAAATCGCTTGTGAACTTATAGATAAAAAATCGGCTCGTATCCTCGGCTTCAGCGAAGAGCTCCGCGATATTTGTAAACATATAATCTTGAGTCATCATGGTAAACTGGAGTACGGTTCTCCCAAGCGTCCAAAATTTATGGAAGCAATGTTGATTGCGATGGTTGATGATCTTGATAGCAAGGTCGCAACATTGAAAACAATCGTGGATGGAGAACGCGGTTCGGGCGAGAAATGGTCTCGATATAATGAACTGTTTGACCGTTACTTCCTCCTTGATGATTTGAATGAGAAGTATTGA
- a CDS encoding ABC transporter ATP-binding protein → MFKQQSAVQIRDLKKTFDGVDFVLKGVDLEIPRGSLTAIIGFSGTGKSVVLKHLLGLYKPTSGSIEVLGQDLSQMNEDELTKFRQKFGVLFQSAALFDDMSVLENVCFPLFEHRRDLKESQVLRIAEDKLHQVGLDPKHYKKLPSQISGGMQKRTGLARALALDPEILIYDEPTTGLDPILTEMVDNLILETHKSRNGQLTSIMVSHDLSAAFRIADHIAMLDSGKVLLFGTPEDFFNTDIELVKRFVNKGMKHQ, encoded by the coding sequence ATGTTTAAACAACAGTCGGCAGTTCAAATTCGTGATCTGAAAAAAACTTTTGATGGGGTTGACTTCGTTCTTAAGGGAGTTGATTTGGAAATTCCCCGTGGGAGTTTGACGGCAATCATCGGCTTTTCGGGAACCGGAAAATCGGTGGTGTTAAAGCATTTGCTGGGTTTATATAAACCGACTTCGGGAAGCATCGAAGTTTTGGGGCAGGATCTGAGTCAAATGAATGAAGACGAGCTGACAAAGTTTCGCCAAAAGTTCGGCGTTCTTTTTCAGTCTGCGGCCCTTTTTGATGATATGTCTGTTTTAGAAAACGTATGTTTTCCACTATTTGAACATCGTCGCGATCTTAAGGAGTCTCAAGTCCTTCGTATAGCCGAAGACAAACTTCACCAGGTCGGCCTGGACCCTAAGCACTACAAAAAACTTCCAAGTCAGATTTCGGGTGGTATGCAGAAAAGAACGGGTCTGGCGCGAGCTCTCGCCCTAGATCCAGAAATCCTGATCTATGATGAGCCGACCACGGGTTTAGATCCCATTCTGACTGAAATGGTAGATAATTTAATTCTGGAGACTCATAAGAGCAGGAATGGACAACTGACCTCGATCATGGTTTCGCACGATTTGTCCGCCGCGTTTAGGATTGCGGATCATATCGCGATGTTAGATAGTGGCAAGGTTTTGCTATTCGGGACTCCAGAGGACTTCTTCAACACCGATATTGAATTGGTTAAGAGGTTCGTGAATAAAGGGATGAAACACCAATGA
- a CDS encoding GGDEF domain-containing protein, with product MEIRDHSSQFTVYVFTSDVDQGAAMKVHLSQAGYDAYFIHDPEQLEQRLNDTPPHLLVFSTATLAGALSDFVVHVQKINDEIRFIAISSLSQFEILKQYESFGFMDVISDEAAAIESRVLWAVDRACEKMYLSFQNEQLFEDLESTKKQLEDVHAAAVKTMQHQEEEAARPSFPMRIAEYRSAQSKEDMIQRFLNGISGSRCLFFKFLPSVRSFVATHANGIDAAQIQGVGSQLTTEEMKDLGSLLAMGLLPAKFSSMLVEAFHLNPPKAIPLYGNSQLEGLFVYSGSMDSKAVAQLTDEYTLFNLCYSNFVLEKKVDALEVQDFVTELYNRNHYVKIMEEEVARARRLKQPLAIVKISMDDFYEIESSLGEAVRDELLKSLATVIAKSSRTNDTNYRTAANELTMVLPHCSKKGAALRAERVRRVVEGSSFLDKGMKISISLGVSEYPSLCDSAKTLDETAAKALAHIADKGGNKICLYKAPESHKPEFEVPAE from the coding sequence TTGGAAATACGTGATCATAGTTCTCAGTTTACCGTTTATGTATTCACATCTGATGTGGATCAGGGCGCTGCCATGAAAGTTCATCTTTCACAGGCTGGCTATGATGCGTACTTCATTCATGATCCCGAACAACTTGAACAACGATTAAATGATACACCTCCGCATCTTTTGGTTTTCTCGACGGCGACTTTGGCGGGAGCGCTAAGTGACTTTGTCGTGCACGTCCAAAAGATCAACGACGAGATTCGCTTTATCGCTATTTCTTCATTAAGCCAGTTTGAAATTTTAAAGCAGTATGAGAGCTTCGGCTTCATGGATGTAATTTCAGACGAGGCCGCTGCGATTGAGTCGCGCGTATTGTGGGCAGTGGATCGTGCCTGCGAAAAAATGTATCTGTCTTTCCAAAATGAACAACTTTTTGAAGACTTGGAATCGACCAAGAAACAACTGGAAGATGTTCATGCCGCAGCCGTAAAGACCATGCAGCACCAAGAAGAGGAAGCCGCACGTCCTTCTTTCCCAATGCGAATTGCTGAGTACCGTTCTGCGCAAAGCAAGGAAGACATGATTCAGAGATTTTTGAACGGGATCTCCGGTTCCCGTTGCTTGTTCTTTAAATTTCTTCCTTCAGTTCGCAGCTTCGTCGCGACTCACGCGAATGGCATTGACGCCGCACAAATTCAAGGTGTGGGCTCACAATTGACGACCGAGGAAATGAAGGACCTGGGTTCATTATTGGCGATGGGATTGTTGCCGGCTAAATTCTCGTCGATGTTGGTTGAAGCCTTTCATTTGAATCCTCCGAAAGCGATTCCACTTTATGGGAATAGCCAGTTGGAAGGGCTTTTCGTTTATTCTGGTAGCATGGATAGCAAGGCTGTGGCCCAGCTGACGGATGAATACACATTATTTAATCTGTGCTATTCCAACTTTGTTTTGGAAAAGAAGGTCGACGCGCTAGAAGTCCAAGATTTCGTAACAGAGCTTTATAATCGCAATCACTACGTTAAGATCATGGAAGAAGAAGTAGCCCGTGCGCGTCGTTTGAAGCAGCCGTTAGCTATTGTGAAGATTTCCATGGATGATTTTTATGAGATTGAATCATCTTTGGGTGAAGCAGTGAGAGATGAGTTGCTTAAATCTCTCGCAACGGTCATAGCAAAATCAAGCCGTACGAACGATACGAATTACAGAACTGCCGCGAATGAGTTGACGATGGTGTTGCCTCACTGTTCTAAAAAAGGCGCAGCCTTAAGAGCGGAGCGTGTTCGTCGTGTAGTCGAGGGCAGTTCGTTCCTGGACAAAGGAATGAAAATTTCTATCAGCCTGGGTGTCAGTGAATATCCTTCCTTGTGCGACTCTGCCAAGACTTTGGATGAAACTGCAGCCAAAGCTCTGGCGCATATTGCAGATAAGGGCGGAAACAAAATCTGTTTGTATAAAGCCCCTGAAAGTCACAAGCCTGAATTCGAAGTTCCGGCTGAATAG
- a CDS encoding sensor histidine kinase: MKVKLLAVLIAVAALFIGAVLWRTDSFVYGDRMNWVEAQTRTQISSISRSLGGELKSLQRLTATFNTDNFQKNRINWSTIAPYYAVASVAVNGSDIEPQVLLTKDNSKAANWNNAFVKAALGKIDNRTNDLKFFIKPFQDTNRGRYVAVVLIEGNRGYALFSSGEIFQSQIDSERGSLSSFSIVTTNGLTVGHTIPEYLGTVMRDDPMFREIAKSGATHGGGVVDVNAKQKLYGMFEQVPQSNLWVLSSAPMAEALKGRTGLWWQFALMGLGLVLVGLAAVLWVVAPAENKIEKLESDLVAAQKKAAAAPAVEKTVIADPETAQNEKVQTSMRVASALAHEMRGPLSSILGYSQMILAKHPEGEIVDNTDSILRETRAAREIINKLLGYAGEEIKEKNSMKVEGPLARALKNLEGELQNKGVKLVRNIQETAAVDLHADALTKAFENILTNSIEAMERMPKKEIKIELFEDASGIHLSFEDSGEGIDSANLSKIFDPFFTTRSFKNHMGLGLSAAFGVLKEHNAEVKVTSQRGFGAKVMITFKKQQSVSVIKAPTMKADEVTPLPVAPVAPVVEKIQIQGEVLQLKEESPHREEAETEFLEAKMQSSVGTHSPLDVNLDKLFEMPDEPTVVAGSTEQTDETEAVKPTEENGSKPQAPDLDFVDNSSEERTVIASSAPVDDEFTPVSLVNAPSTPAPTKKSKVDGYQVEIRRPGKRT; this comes from the coding sequence ATGAAAGTGAAACTCCTAGCAGTGTTGATCGCAGTGGCGGCGCTATTTATTGGCGCGGTCTTGTGGCGAACAGATAGCTTCGTTTACGGCGATCGCATGAATTGGGTTGAGGCACAGACACGCACACAGATTAGTTCTATCTCCCGTTCTTTGGGGGGCGAACTGAAGTCCTTGCAAAGACTGACAGCTACTTTCAATACGGACAACTTTCAAAAAAACAGAATCAACTGGTCAACGATTGCGCCGTACTATGCAGTAGCATCAGTCGCGGTGAATGGTTCTGATATCGAGCCGCAAGTTTTACTGACCAAAGATAATTCTAAAGCAGCGAACTGGAATAATGCTTTCGTCAAAGCGGCCTTGGGAAAAATTGATAACCGCACAAACGATTTAAAATTCTTTATCAAGCCATTCCAGGACACGAACCGTGGACGTTACGTAGCGGTGGTGTTGATTGAAGGTAATCGTGGTTACGCGCTTTTTAGTTCCGGTGAAATTTTCCAATCGCAAATTGATTCTGAACGTGGAAGCTTAAGTTCTTTCTCTATCGTTACAACAAACGGTCTAACGGTGGGGCACACGATTCCTGAATATCTGGGAACGGTGATGCGCGACGATCCAATGTTCCGCGAGATCGCAAAAAGTGGCGCCACTCATGGGGGCGGTGTTGTTGATGTAAATGCGAAACAAAAACTTTACGGCATGTTCGAACAAGTTCCACAAAGTAATCTGTGGGTGCTAAGTTCAGCACCGATGGCCGAAGCGTTAAAAGGTCGCACCGGTTTATGGTGGCAGTTTGCACTGATGGGCTTGGGTCTGGTGTTGGTGGGACTTGCTGCTGTATTGTGGGTGGTGGCGCCTGCAGAAAATAAAATTGAAAAGTTAGAATCAGATCTGGTCGCAGCACAAAAGAAAGCCGCGGCAGCACCTGCGGTTGAAAAAACGGTGATCGCTGATCCCGAGACGGCACAAAATGAAAAAGTACAAACTTCCATGCGCGTGGCTTCCGCTTTGGCGCATGAAATGCGTGGGCCGCTAAGTTCCATCCTGGGTTACTCGCAAATGATTTTGGCGAAGCATCCAGAGGGCGAGATCGTCGACAACACCGATTCGATCTTACGCGAAACTCGTGCAGCCCGCGAAATCATCAATAAACTTTTGGGATACGCTGGCGAAGAGATCAAAGAAAAAAATTCCATGAAAGTGGAAGGTCCTTTGGCTCGTGCTTTGAAAAACTTGGAAGGGGAGTTGCAGAACAAAGGCGTGAAACTGGTTCGCAATATCCAGGAGACAGCAGCGGTGGATTTGCATGCCGATGCTTTGACCAAAGCATTTGAAAACATTCTGACGAATTCCATCGAGGCGATGGAGCGCATGCCGAAAAAAGAAATCAAGATTGAACTTTTCGAAGACGCTTCCGGAATTCATCTTTCCTTCGAAGATTCTGGCGAGGGAATCGATTCTGCAAATCTATCCAAGATTTTCGATCCGTTCTTTACCACGCGCTCTTTCAAAAATCACATGGGCTTGGGATTGTCCGCGGCCTTTGGTGTTTTGAAAGAGCACAATGCAGAAGTCAAAGTTACTTCCCAGCGTGGCTTTGGTGCCAAGGTGATGATCACGTTTAAAAAACAGCAATCAGTCAGCGTGATCAAGGCGCCGACGATGAAGGCTGATGAAGTGACGCCTCTCCCGGTGGCGCCAGTCGCACCCGTGGTTGAGAAAATCCAAATTCAAGGCGAAGTGCTGCAATTGAAAGAAGAGTCTCCTCACCGCGAAGAAGCGGAGACTGAATTCCTGGAGGCTAAAATGCAATCATCTGTTGGCACTCATTCTCCATTGGACGTGAATCTCGATAAGCTTTTTGAAATGCCTGATGAGCCAACAGTGGTGGCCGGATCCACGGAACAGACAGATGAAACTGAAGCGGTAAAACCGACTGAAGAAAATGGTTCTAAGCCACAAGCTCCGGATCTGGATTTTGTCGACAACTCTTCTGAAGAACGCACTGTGATCGCATCGTCAGCTCCGGTTGATGATGAGTTTACTCCGGTCAGCCTGGTGAACGCGCCAAGTACACCGGCGCCGACAAAGAAATCCAAAGTTGATGGTTATCAGGTCGAAATTCGCAGACCTGGAAAGAGGACGTAA
- the alr gene encoding alanine racemase, whose protein sequence is MEMFRKTFAEINLDNLTHNIRVLQKAFPQRFLCPMVKANAYGHGDVKLALHLEKLGIQNLGVCLIEEGLLLRQSGVKTNILVFRGFDKKGAKAILDNNMTPVVSSWDQIEALEQVADKKVSVHVKFDTGMNRLGFRTEEAEKVFARLNGHAKIEVKALCTHLYIGENADERDQTSAHQLQKLNKVSEIFKSMNVFCHALNSSGILNLMQLMKDGANDSKHPLLMQNWGIRPGLMIYGYSSLGRPDVGDLKPVMTLKSVVNNFRQVKKGETVSYGARWTASRDSVIAVISIGYGDGYHRLLTNQTHVLFNGQKAPITGTVCMDYLMVDVTDIVQGKDLANLMDQEVILFGWDQAGHLLSADEIAKKAHTISYEMLTSVGARVPRVYVGKEIG, encoded by the coding sequence ATGGAAATGTTTCGAAAAACTTTTGCGGAAATTAATTTAGACAACCTGACACACAACATTCGTGTCTTGCAGAAAGCGTTTCCGCAAAGATTCCTTTGTCCCATGGTAAAGGCGAATGCTTATGGTCACGGTGACGTAAAGTTAGCCCTGCATCTGGAAAAGCTCGGCATTCAAAACCTGGGCGTGTGCTTGATCGAAGAAGGACTATTGCTTCGTCAGTCTGGTGTGAAAACAAATATTCTCGTTTTCCGCGGCTTTGATAAAAAAGGTGCGAAAGCCATCCTTGATAACAATATGACTCCCGTGGTGAGTTCCTGGGATCAAATTGAGGCTTTGGAGCAAGTCGCTGATAAAAAAGTCAGTGTGCATGTGAAGTTTGATACGGGCATGAATCGTCTGGGATTCCGTACAGAAGAGGCGGAAAAGGTTTTTGCGCGTCTGAATGGGCATGCGAAAATTGAAGTGAAGGCGTTGTGCACGCATCTTTACATTGGCGAAAATGCTGATGAGCGGGATCAAACCAGTGCTCATCAATTGCAAAAGTTAAACAAGGTTTCTGAAATTTTTAAGTCTATGAACGTGTTCTGCCATGCTTTGAATAGTTCTGGAATTTTGAATCTGATGCAGCTGATGAAAGACGGAGCGAATGATTCCAAGCATCCGCTGTTGATGCAAAACTGGGGGATTCGTCCCGGTTTGATGATTTATGGTTACAGTTCTTTAGGGCGCCCGGATGTGGGTGACTTAAAACCGGTGATGACTTTAAAGTCGGTGGTGAATAATTTCCGTCAGGTCAAAAAAGGTGAAACTGTTTCTTACGGTGCCAGATGGACAGCTTCACGTGATTCGGTGATCGCGGTGATCTCGATTGGTTATGGTGATGGTTATCACCGTCTGCTAACCAATCAGACGCACGTTTTGTTTAACGGACAAAAAGCTCCGATCACAGGAACTGTGTGCATGGATTATTTGATGGTTGACGTAACAGACATCGTACAAGGTAAAGATCTTGCGAACTTGATGGACCAGGAAGTGATTTTGTTTGGCTGGGATCAAGCGGGTCATTTGTTGTCTGCCGATGAAATTGCCAAAAAGGCCCATACCATTTCTTACGAAATGCTGACCAGCGTGGGTGCGCGAGTGCCTCGCGTTTATGTCGGTAAGGAGATCGGATGA
- a CDS encoding lipopolysaccharide assembly protein LapB: MAVEVSNTDKVWLIKSSTRILGPFSVDEVATLLKSRQVSIIDEIRLPSGRWSYIRENQRFMDIVRSIREEQDNAPENTMTQSIPHNTTFTKTEPTVDPDEQTLTPVPNHSPQMKDVSFASERAVNKSAMPASGVSYGTSNDARVQNKIRQQSNVLRWAVIGVAAIAVLAIYVTLGQRDSTHNVNYDELISRAIRYKSVGLYDKSLQAYKAASSIKEPDLDTQIQMAPVLISEDRQTLQGRRILEKAIVQENRQRSELVDAYLGIAVSYMMDGDLKEAENTLQKAIGHEPFNIAARLNLAIVEMKKGNYKEAMHKFEHVLSKDPTNVMALYGRSMAAMEVAKTSSDLSFLKPLVTDLQTVLKKTNLLRQELSLFLIYSYNLLGDVDAMNQAIVKFLNETPGISNLYTHSLSVDWRFTQWDYLEKYCSEVYNKSVPSAELKAVRALCLMEVNRDTDADKLLREAVSEGPKDPYVLAAQAAYLKKTGRAPEALAVLKMPEVMSLPVRDRLVGDICMSTHDVNCAQAAFTKMYERNNTSAAALYGLAWVVIKRKDRNSAYNYVRAGLQSEPTFIPLLEMRDQLEAD, encoded by the coding sequence ATGGCGGTTGAGGTTTCAAATACAGATAAAGTATGGCTGATTAAATCCTCAACCAGGATCCTGGGGCCATTCTCTGTTGATGAAGTCGCAACGCTTTTAAAATCTCGACAAGTTTCGATCATCGATGAAATTCGTCTGCCTTCAGGTCGTTGGAGTTATATCCGCGAAAATCAACGTTTCATGGATATCGTTCGCAGCATTCGTGAAGAGCAGGACAATGCTCCTGAAAACACGATGACTCAGTCTATTCCGCACAACACGACGTTCACTAAAACCGAACCGACGGTTGATCCGGATGAGCAAACATTGACTCCGGTTCCGAATCATTCGCCGCAAATGAAGGACGTTTCATTTGCCTCTGAACGAGCAGTGAATAAATCCGCTATGCCGGCATCCGGTGTTAGCTATGGAACTTCCAACGATGCTCGAGTTCAGAATAAAATTCGCCAGCAAAGCAATGTTCTTCGTTGGGCCGTGATTGGCGTGGCTGCGATTGCAGTCCTGGCAATCTATGTGACTTTGGGGCAACGCGATTCCACTCATAATGTAAATTACGATGAACTGATTTCCCGCGCGATTCGCTATAAGAGCGTGGGACTTTACGATAAATCTTTGCAGGCCTATAAAGCGGCAAGCTCTATCAAAGAACCTGATTTAGATACGCAGATTCAAATGGCGCCGGTTCTGATTTCTGAAGACCGTCAAACTTTGCAAGGCCGACGTATTTTGGAAAAAGCCATCGTTCAGGAAAACCGTCAGCGTTCAGAGCTGGTGGATGCTTATCTGGGAATTGCAGTCTCTTATATGATGGACGGCGATTTGAAAGAGGCGGAAAACACGTTACAAAAAGCCATCGGCCACGAGCCGTTCAATATTGCCGCTCGATTGAACTTGGCCATCGTGGAAATGAAAAAAGGGAACTACAAAGAAGCCATGCACAAGTTTGAGCACGTGCTTTCTAAAGATCCCACGAACGTGATGGCTTTATATGGTCGCTCCATGGCTGCCATGGAAGTCGCTAAAACTTCTTCTGATTTAAGCTTCTTAAAACCGTTGGTGACTGACCTGCAAACTGTGCTTAAGAAAACAAACTTGCTTCGTCAGGAGTTGAGTCTGTTCTTGATCTACTCTTACAACTTGCTGGGTGACGTGGATGCCATGAACCAGGCGATTGTGAAATTCTTAAATGAGACTCCGGGTATTTCTAATTTGTACACTCATTCTTTAAGCGTCGATTGGCGTTTTACTCAGTGGGATTACCTGGAAAAATATTGTTCTGAAGTTTACAACAAAAGCGTTCCTTCAGCAGAATTGAAAGCAGTTCGCGCTTTGTGCTTGATGGAAGTGAATCGCGATACGGATGCGGATAAACTTTTGCGTGAAGCCGTTTCCGAAGGACCTAAAGATCCTTATGTTCTGGCTGCTCAAGCCGCTTATTTGAAAAAAACGGGTCGTGCACCTGAAGCTTTGGCCGTTTTGAAAATGCCTGAAGTGATGAGTTTGCCAGTTCGTGATCGTTTGGTGGGTGATATTTGTATGTCCACTCATGACGTGAACTGTGCCCAAGCGGCCTTCACGAAAATGTACGAAAGAAATAACACCAGTGCGGCGGCTTTGTATGGCTTGGCCTGGGTTGTGATTAAACGTAAAGACCGGAACTCTGCCTATAACTATGTGCGGGCGGGATTGCAATCTGAACCAACTTTCATACCTCTGTTAGAGATGAGGGATCAACTGGAGGCTGATTAA
- a CDS encoding MlaD family protein: MNWLRAAEFKVGLLVIVVGSLIAVMSMQVSEDPSYLGRSKKAWFLLPNAGGLVKNSAIRSAGIPVGVIKDIRLQDGQARVDITVKSDVPMTTSAAIEIKAQGILGDAHIEVYPGSPTDPPLPDNAQILTVKAGGSLENLMTQVGEVTASLKVVAKNLEEATSQDGTRNHVLGRIIKNVETITKDLAQVTTENKDKIGDIVDEVHDITSSLREVMNDNSDTGIKKTWARLSQTMKNLDEITGKINRGEGTIGKLISDEATAEKVDSAIDGLSDMVGSASKIETAFDFKTDYLGEVGNWKTTVGVKIQPGLDRYYYLAIIDDPVGVVETTRYSYSGTPPQGSAEYSEKKTYENKLKFTLLFAKNFWDVTLKGGVIENGGGFGVDYYFFRRKMRATVEAFDFTRTNLRGSLSYFFYRGLYINAGWNDAFNKNDASSSFIGGGLYLTNDDLKLLLTKGL; encoded by the coding sequence ATGAATTGGCTTCGCGCTGCAGAGTTTAAAGTAGGTCTATTAGTGATCGTAGTTGGATCATTGATTGCCGTTATGTCCATGCAGGTCAGCGAAGATCCTTCCTACCTTGGTCGTTCCAAAAAAGCCTGGTTCCTATTACCAAATGCGGGTGGCTTGGTTAAAAATTCAGCAATCCGTTCTGCTGGTATTCCTGTCGGCGTGATCAAAGACATTCGCTTGCAAGATGGTCAGGCTCGCGTGGATATCACGGTGAAATCTGATGTGCCGATGACGACGTCCGCAGCCATCGAAATCAAAGCTCAAGGTATCTTGGGTGATGCTCATATCGAAGTTTATCCTGGTTCTCCGACAGATCCTCCACTTCCTGATAATGCACAAATCCTGACGGTGAAAGCTGGTGGGTCTTTGGAAAACCTGATGACGCAGGTGGGTGAAGTAACGGCTTCTTTGAAAGTCGTCGCAAAAAACCTGGAAGAGGCGACGTCACAAGACGGCACTCGTAATCACGTCTTGGGTCGTATCATCAAGAATGTTGAAACGATCACAAAAGACCTGGCTCAAGTTACTACTGAAAACAAAGATAAAATTGGCGATATCGTGGACGAAGTTCACGACATCACATCAAGTTTGCGTGAAGTGATGAATGACAATAGCGATACCGGTATTAAGAAAACATGGGCTCGCTTGTCACAAACGATGAAAAACCTGGACGAGATCACGGGTAAAATCAACCGTGGTGAAGGTACTATCGGTAAACTTATCAGCGACGAAGCAACGGCTGAAAAAGTGGACAGCGCGATCGATGGTTTGAGCGACATGGTCGGCTCTGCCAGCAAAATCGAAACAGCGTTTGATTTCAAAACGGATTATCTGGGCGAAGTTGGAAACTGGAAAACCACAGTCGGTGTGAAAATTCAGCCGGGCTTGGATCGTTATTACTACCTAGCTATCATCGACGATCCCGTGGGTGTGGTGGAAACAACTCGTTATTCATACTCCGGCACACCTCCACAAGGTTCTGCAGAGTACTCTGAAAAGAAAACTTACGAAAACAAACTGAAATTCACTTTGCTATTCGCCAAAAATTTCTGGGACGTCACTCTTAAAGGGGGCGTGATCGAAAATGGCGGTGGTTTTGGTGTGGATTATTACTTCTTCCGCCGCAAAATGCGCGCGACAGTTGAGGCCTTCGATTTCACACGCACGAACCTTCGCGGTTCTTTGAGTTATTTCTTCTATCGTGGTCTTTATATCAATGCCGGTTGGAACGATGCTTTCAATAAAAACGATGCAAGCTCCAGCTTCATCGGTGGCGGTCTATATCTGACCAACGACGATTTAAAGCTCCTCTTAACGAAGGGGCTTTAA
- a CDS encoding ABC transporter permease produces MSSQTLVQKTAFAISWVGSSVIQFFRGFIEATGKMMIFFNESVRLIFAKPSRFPEIIKHMEFIGNQSIWIICLTGGFTGLALSFQIYLGFKMFNAVNMVGPVVALGITRELGPVLTGLIVAARAGGAMAARLGTMRVNEQIDALEVMGVNTKQYLISPRMVAAFICMPLLTAVFDFVAMMGSWFLCVRLVQLDEAIFWQKIRDMIEVKHINEGLFKGAVFGIFFALICTYRGFNTTGGAKGVGEATNQGVVQSMVMIIILDYFLTNLIRVYYSLSGIS; encoded by the coding sequence ATGAGTTCACAAACGCTGGTGCAAAAAACTGCCTTTGCGATTTCCTGGGTCGGCTCCTCGGTGATCCAATTTTTCCGCGGCTTCATAGAGGCCACGGGTAAGATGATGATTTTTTTCAACGAAAGCGTGCGTTTGATTTTCGCCAAGCCTTCGCGTTTTCCAGAAATTATCAAGCACATGGAGTTCATCGGAAATCAGTCCATTTGGATCATTTGTTTGACAGGTGGATTCACGGGCCTTGCCTTGTCGTTTCAAATTTACCTGGGCTTTAAAATGTTTAATGCCGTGAACATGGTGGGGCCGGTTGTGGCTCTGGGGATTACTCGTGAGTTGGGTCCGGTGTTGACGGGATTAATTGTTGCCGCTCGTGCCGGAGGGGCCATGGCTGCACGTCTCGGTACCATGCGCGTAAATGAACAAATCGATGCTCTGGAAGTAATGGGCGTTAATACTAAGCAATACCTTATCTCTCCGAGAATGGTGGCGGCCTTCATTTGTATGCCTCTTTTGACAGCGGTCTTCGATTTCGTGGCGATGATGGGCAGCTGGTTTTTGTGTGTGCGCCTGGTGCAACTGGATGAGGCGATCTTCTGGCAAAAAATTCGCGACATGATCGAAGTTAAACATATCAACGAAGGTCTTTTCAAAGGCGCTGTCTTTGGAATCTTTTTTGCTTTGATTTGTACTTACCGCGGTTTCAACACCACGGGCGGAGCCAAAGGTGTTGGGGAAGCCACGAATCAAGGCGTGGTTCAAAGCATGGTTATGATTATTATTCTGGATTATTTCCTGACGAATTTGATTCGCGTGTATTACAGTCTGTCGGGGATTTCTTAA